The genome window ATAGTAAAATATTTGTAGTAAAAGAAATTAGAACGGATAAGGAGAACGGTTATGAAGAAGTACGATTATTTAGTTGTCGGTGCCGGCCTATTTGGTGCCACCTTTGCTTACGAGGCGGCCAAGCGGGGCAAGCACGTCAGGGTAATTGAAAAGCGCCCCCACATTGCCGGAAACATCTATACGAAGGAGGTTGACGGCATCCAAGTCCACCAGTACGGCGCCCACATTTTCCATACTTCTAATCAAAAGATTTGGGACTATGTCAACCAGTTCGCTGATTTTAACCGCTACACCAACAGTCCCGTTGCCAACTACAAGGGCGAAATGTACAACCTGCCTTTTAACATGAACACCTTTAATGAGATGTGGGGCGTGCGGACCCCGGCCGAGGCGCTTACCAAAATTGACGAACAGCGGCAAGAGATGGCGGGGAAGAAACCGCAAAACCTGGAGGAGCAGGCGATTTCGCTAATTGGCCGGGATATCTATGAAAAGCTGATCAAGGGTTATACTGAGAAGCAGTGGGGGCAGAAGGCCACTGAGCTACCGGCCTTTATCATCCGCCGCTTGCCGGTTCGGCTGACCTACGATAATAACTACTTCAATGACAGTTACCAGGGGATCCCAATGGGCGGGTACACTCAGATTGTCGAACGAATGCTGGATAGTGACCTGATTGATGTGGCAGTCAACACCGACTTCTACGACCACCGGGATGACTTCTTAGCTTCTGCCGACAAGGTCGTCTTTACCGGCCCAATTGACCAGTTCTTTGACTACCGGCTGGGTGAGCTGCAATACCGGAGCCTCCGCTTTGAAACTGAGGAAAAACCGGTGGGCAACTACCAAGGAAACGCGGTGATCAACTACACCGATGCCGAAACGCCTTACACGCGGGTAATCGAGCACAAGCACTTTGAATTCGGCAAGGGTGACAAGGACAAGACGATTGTGACCCGTGAATATCCAGCTGACTGGCACCGGGGCGACGAGCCATATTACCCGGTCAACAACCAGGAAAATAATCAGCTCTACGCGAAGTACCAAGAACTGGCTAAGGAGCAACCAAACGTTATCTTTGGTGGCCGGCTTGGTCAG of Limosilactobacillus oris contains these proteins:
- the glf gene encoding UDP-galactopyranose mutase, producing the protein MKKYDYLVVGAGLFGATFAYEAAKRGKHVRVIEKRPHIAGNIYTKEVDGIQVHQYGAHIFHTSNQKIWDYVNQFADFNRYTNSPVANYKGEMYNLPFNMNTFNEMWGVRTPAEALTKIDEQRQEMAGKKPQNLEEQAISLIGRDIYEKLIKGYTEKQWGQKATELPAFIIRRLPVRLTYDNNYFNDSYQGIPMGGYTQIVERMLDSDLIDVAVNTDFYDHRDDFLASADKVVFTGPIDQFFDYRLGELQYRSLRFETEEKPVGNYQGNAVINYTDAETPYTRVIEHKHFEFGKGDKDKTIVTREYPADWHRGDEPYYPVNNQENNQLYAKYQELAKEQPNVIFGGRLGQYRYYNMDQVIAAALKTVAKEFDE